The Candidatus Hydrogenisulfobacillus filiaventi sequence GGTCTGCGGCCATGGGCGGCCTCCTTCCTCACCCTCCTGGCTCCGGCGGGTCCCCTGGACGCGCTCCGGCCGCCGGGCCGCAGGCACCTGCCCGGTCCCGGACCGCTTAGGGGATTGTCAGACGACACCATCCACTAAACTAGGGCCCAGTCAAGTGCAATAGGGCGATGGAGGTCCGCCCAGGGCAGTGCTCGGCTGCCCTAAAGCGCCGCGAGGCTGATGGCTCCTGGTCACGGGTGTGGCCGGGAGCCTGTGCGTTTATACGCGCTCGGCTGGGCGGCCCTGGGAGGTGGTAGTGTTGGCCAACTGGCTCACCCAGCTCGCGCAGGTACTGTTTGTGCTGGGGTTTGCCCCCCTTCTCCGGGGACTGCTGGAGCGGTACAAGGCACGGCTGGCCGGGCGGCCCGGTCCCCCGGTGTGGCAGCCTTATCGGGACCTTCGCAAGTGGTGGCACAAGGAGACGGTGCGCACGCAGTCCAGCACCTGGATTGCCGGATTCGCGCCGGTAACTTACTTCCTTGCCCCACTAGTGGTCACCCTGCTCATCCCTGCGCTCACGGCCTTTCCACTGCCTCTGGCGTGGATGGGCGACATGCTGGCGGGGGGCATGATCCTGGGAGCCGGCGGCTTGAGCCTGCTCCTGGCGGCGCTGGATGCGGGGAGCGTCTATCCGGCCCTCGGGGTCAGCCGCATCCGCCTCATCGGGGTCTTCACGGAGCCGTTGGCCCTGCTGGTGGTGTTCGGCGCCGCCAGCGCCGCGGGCGCCACCATCCCCTTTGTGGTCAACCGCACCCTAACCGGTCCGGCCTGGCGATTCTCCCCCACCCACGTCCTGCTGGTGGTCGCCTGGTTCCTGCTCCTCATTGCCGAGACCGGCCGCATCCCCGTGGACAACCCGTCCTCCACCCAGGAGCTGTCCCTCATCGACCCGGCGCGCACCTTCGAGGCCAGTGGCCCCGACCTGGTCTTCTACGAGTGGGGCGGCTGGATGAAGTTCGTGGTCCTGAGCCTCATCCTCGTCAACGTCCTCCTCACCCCGTGGGGGCTCGCCACCCGGGCGCAGCTGGGGGCTGTACTCGCGGCCATGGTGCTGGTGGGCTTCAAGATGCTGCTCCTGGGTCTCTTTCTGGTGACAGTGGAGGCGGGATTCGCCAAGCTGCGTCTGCTCCGCAATGTCGACTTTGTGGCGGTGGGCATCATGCTCGCGGCGCTGGGGGCGGTAGGGGCGATCTTCAGCCTCTAGGTGGGCCCTCGGAGGGCCGGCCGACGGGCCGGCGGGGCCCCGCGCCGGCGGGTCCCGCGTGGTCCGGATGCCGGGTCCGGCTGGCCCGGCGCAGGCAGGGAAGGGGTGGCGACCATGGTCACGCGCCTGGCGGTGGTGTTGATTTGGGCGGGTGCCGTCGGCCTGCTCCTGGTCCGCTCCCCGCACGGCGGGCGGCGCGTGTACCAGGCGATGGCGGCGGCCCAGGTGGTGCTCCTGGCCGAGCTGGCTTGGTGGGAACGGAACCTCGTCGGCGCCGGGGTGGTGGCGCTGGAAGCGGTGCTCAAGGTGGGGGTCGTGCCCTGGCTCTTAAGTCACGGGGCGCCCCTGGCGGAGGAGCAGTACGGGGCCCGGGGCATCTGGGGCGCCAGCGGGCTGGTGTGGGGGGCGCTCGGGTTCACAGGGTTAGGGCTCGCCAGCGGCTACCGGCTGGGCGTCCCGGCCTCGGGGCTGACGGGGGCGGTCCTCGCGGCGGGGTTGATCCTTCTGTGGGGGCTGGCGATGCGACGGGATCCCTGGGTTCAGGCGGTGCAGCTCCTGGCCCTGGACACGGTGCTCGGAGCTCTGGCCTTCCTCGCCCTGCAAGGCCTGCCTCCGGTCGCCGACGGCCTGGCACTGGCCGACCTGGTGGGGATGGCGGCCATCCTGGCCGCGCTGGAGCGGACCAACCGCATCCGCTTCGGCGTGGTGGACACGACCCAGCTGAAGGAGTTGAAAGGATGAGGGTCCTGGCGGAGGTGTGGCCCGCGCTCATCCCGGCGGTCGCCGGCGCCTTCCAGTGGCGCGGCTGGCCGGCGCGCTGGTCCGTGTGGGTATGGGTGGAGGTGCTGGCGGGGTGGGCCGTGCTGCTGGTGAGCGCCCTGGGCGGGTTCCACCCGCCAGGGCCGCTGGCGACCTGGTACTTCTGGCCGGCGGAGGCCCTGGGCGGGCTGGCCTTGGCTGTGTCCCTCCCCTACATCCGGCGCGAGGCGGAGCGCGAAGGCTGGTCCCCCAGCCGGGTGCGGGGGTACTTCGCCCTCTTCTCCCTGTTCTGGGCCACGGTGCTGGGAATGGCACTGGTGCCGAACTACTTGGCCCTGTGGGCCGATGTCGAGGGCTCGACGGTGGCCTCGGTGCTCCTGGTGGCCGTACACGGTTACCGGCGCAGCGTGGAGGCGGCATGGAAGTACCTACTGGTGGCGGGCAGCGGCGGCCTGGTGGCCCTGGCGGGCCTGATCCTGACCCTTCATGGCCTGGGGCTGCCCTTGGGAGCCTGGTCCCTGCATCCGCGGCCCGTGGCCCCGGTCCGAGGCGGGGAAACGGCCCTGGGCCTCGTCCTGGCGGTGGTGGGCTTCGGTACGAAGGCGGGCCTGGCTCCCTTCCACACCTGGCTCCCCGACGCGCACAGCGAGGCGCCGGCGCCGGTGTCGGCCCTGCTCTCGGGCGTGGAGCTGGCCGGGGCGGCGCTGGTGCTGCTCCGGCTCCTCCGCCTGGCTCCCGCTCCGGCGGCGGGCCTGGCGCACGGCCTGCTGGTGGGGATGGGACTCCTGTCCCTGGCCGTGGCAGCGGGGGCAATGGGGTTTCAGACCGACCTGAAGCGCCTGTGGGCCTATTCCTCCATTGAGCACATGGGCCTCATCGCCCTCGGCTTCGGATTCGGGGGAGTGGCTCTGGTCGGGGCGCTCCTCCACATCTGGACGCACGCCGTCACCAAGACCCTGCTCTTCTACGACGCCGGGCAGGTGCGGCT is a genomic window containing:
- a CDS encoding Formate hydrogenlyase subunit 4 is translated as MLANWLTQLAQVLFVLGFAPLLRGLLERYKARLAGRPGPPVWQPYRDLRKWWHKETVRTQSSTWIAGFAPVTYFLAPLVVTLLIPALTAFPLPLAWMGDMLAGGMILGAGGLSLLLAALDAGSVYPALGVSRIRLIGVFTEPLALLVVFGAASAAGATIPFVVNRTLTGPAWRFSPTHVLLVVAWFLLLIAETGRIPVDNPSSTQELSLIDPARTFEASGPDLVFYEWGGWMKFVVLSLILVNVLLTPWGLATRAQLGAVLAAMVLVGFKMLLLGLFLVTVEAGFAKLRLLRNVDFVAVGIMLAALGAVGAIFSL
- a CDS encoding conserved membrane protein of unknown function (Evidence 4 : Unknown function but conserved in other organisms), which produces MVTRLAVVLIWAGAVGLLLVRSPHGGRRVYQAMAAAQVVLLAELAWWERNLVGAGVVALEAVLKVGVVPWLLSHGAPLAEEQYGARGIWGASGLVWGALGFTGLGLASGYRLGVPASGLTGAVLAAGLILLWGLAMRRDPWVQAVQLLALDTVLGALAFLALQGLPPVADGLALADLVGMAAILAALERTNRIRFGVVDTTQLKELKG
- a CDS encoding Hydrogenase-4 component F, which gives rise to MRVLAEVWPALIPAVAGAFQWRGWPARWSVWVWVEVLAGWAVLLVSALGGFHPPGPLATWYFWPAEALGGLALAVSLPYIRREAEREGWSPSRVRGYFALFSLFWATVLGMALVPNYLALWADVEGSTVASVLLVAVHGYRRSVEAAWKYLLVAGSGGLVALAGLILTLHGLGLPLGAWSLHPRPVAPVRGGETALGLVLAVVGFGTKAGLAPFHTWLPDAHSEAPAPVSALLSGVELAGAALVLLRLLRLAPAPAAGLAHGLLVGMGLLSLAVAAGAMGFQTDLKRLWAYSSIEHMGLIALGFGFGGVALVGALLHIWTHAVTKTLLFYDAGQVRLAYGGSTLGRARGVLRQLPWTGGLLGLGAAAIVGLPPFAPFWSEWLILAGGFSRSPWAAGIALALLMGAFIAIGRRVPVWLFGGRTAVWEGERWALVVPMLVLAAAVTGGGVGFAAALQHTVLATRTAWVP